In the Phaseolus vulgaris cultivar G19833 chromosome 7, P. vulgaris v2.0, whole genome shotgun sequence genome, one interval contains:
- the LOC137830613 gene encoding ras-related protein RABA4d, producing MSNLYGDFSQKIDYVFKVVLIGDSAVGKTQLLARFARNQFSVDSKATIGVEFQTKTLIIDNKTVKAQIWDTAGQERYRAVTSAYYRGAVGAMLVYDMTKRQSFDNMAKWLEELRGHADKNIVVMLIGNKCDLGTLKAVPTEDAEEFAQRENLFFMETSALESTNVETAFLTILSEIYRLISKKTLTANDDADPNGSSGLLKGTKIIVPNQDMNAEKKGGCCG from the exons ATGTCGAACCTGTACGGCGATTTCAGCCAGAAGATCGATTACGTCTTCAAAGTGGTGTTGATCGGTGACTCCGCCGTCGGCAAGACCCAGCTCCTCGCGCGCTTCGCCAGAAACCAATTCAGCGTCGATTCAAAAGCCACGATCGGCGTCGAGTTTCAGACCAAAACGCTCATCATCGACAACAAAACCGTCAAGGCTCAAATATGGGACACCGCCGGCCAAGAAAG GTACAGGGCAGTTACTAGTGCATATTATCGCGGTGCTGTTGGAGCAATGTTAGTTTATGACATGACTAAGCGTCAATCATTTGACAACATGGCAAAGTGGTTAGAGGAACTGAGAGGCCATGCAGACAAAAATATTGTTGTGATGCTAATTGGCAACAAGTGTGATCTTGGAACTCTTAAAGCAGTGCCAACTGAAGACGCTGAGGAGTTTGCACAAAGAGAGAACCTATTCTTTATGGAGACATCAGCACTCGAGTCCACTAATGTGGAAACTGCCTTTCTGACCATTCTATCTGAGATATACAGACTTATAAGCAAGAAAACACTAACTGCCAATGATGATGCAGATCCAAATGGCAGTTCAGGGCTTCTGAAGGGAACCAAGATAATTGTTCCTAACCAAGACATGAATGCTGAAAAAAAGGGTGGCTGCTGTGGATAG
- the LOC137830614 gene encoding cytochrome P450 93A3-like, with protein MANFGDYFLLLLLWLASSLLLDVILKKFGIKRLLPPSPRALPVIGHLYLLTKLPHQAFHTISSRYGPLVYLLFGSKPCVLVSSPEMASQCLKTNETCFLDRPKRTNLDYITYGSSDFVLAPYGPYWRFMKKVCMTELLGARMLQQHLPIRAEETRLFLNSMMQKAGLREEVNVGKELAMLTNNIITRMALRRRCCDVEGEGHQLIELVKEMTELGGKFNLGDMLWFVKKLDLQGFGKKLERVRSRYDAIMEKIIKEHEDARRKKKENSGDGDETVKDLLDILLDIYADENSEIRLTRENIKAFIMNMFGAGTETSATTIEWGLAELIKHPEMMRKAREEIESVVGNDRLVEESDIPNLPYVHSIVKETMRLHPTGPLIVRQSTQDCNVKGYDIPAKSTLFVNVWAIGRDPNYWENPLEFKPERFLDEEGQSPLDLKGQHFELLSFGAGRRSCPGASLALQIIPTTLAGMIQCFEWKVAEEGKGVVDMEEGPGMALPRAHPLLCVPVARSSPLG; from the exons ATGGCAAATTTTGGTGACTATTTTTTGTTGCTTCTCTTGTGGCTAGCCTCAAGTTTGTTGTTAGATGTAATCCTCAAAAAGTTTGGTATAAAGAGACTCCTACCACCAAGTCCTAGAGCCCTCCCTGTAATAGGACACCTCTACCTCCTCACCAAGCTGCCCCACCAAGCATTTCACACCATTTCATCTCGCTATGGCCCTTTGGTCTACCTCTTGTTTGGTTCCAAGCCTTGTGTTCTTGTTTCATCGCCTGAAATGGCAAGCCAATGTCTCAAAACCAACGAAACATGTTTCCTAGACCGACCCAAAAGAACAAATTTGGACTACATCACCTACGGTTCTTCAGATTTTGTGCTGGCACCCTATGGACCTTATTGGAGGTTCATGAAAAAGGTTTGCATGACTGAACTCCTTGGAGCTCGCATGCTTCAGCAACACCTTCCCATCAGAGCTGAGGAGACAAGGCTGTTCTTGAACAGTATGATGCAAAAGGCTGGTTTGAGAGAGGAGGTGAACGTAGGGAAGGAGCTAGCCATGCTGACAAATAACATAATCACAAGGATGGCTTTGAGAAGAAGGTGTTGTGATGTTGAAGGAGAGGGGCACCAATTGATTGAGCTGGTGAAGGAGATGACTGAGCTTGGAGGGAAGTTCAACTTGGGAGACATGTTGTGGTTTGTTAAGAAGTTGGATTTGCAGGGGTTTGGCAAAAAGCTTGAGAGAGTTAGAAGTAGGTATGATGCCATAATGGAGAAGATCATAAAGGAGCATGAagatgcaagaagaaagaagaaggaaaataGTGGTGATGGAGATGAAACAGTGAAGGATTTACTTGATATTCTACTTGATATCTATGCAGATGAAAATTCAGAGATTAGATTAACCAGAGAAAATATCAAGGCCTTCATTATG AATATGTTTGGTGCTGGAACTGAGACATCAGCCACAACAATAGAGTGGGGTTTGGCTGAGCTAATAAAGCATCCAGAGATGATGAGAAAAGCAAGGGAAGAGATTGAATCAGTGGTTGGTAATGACAGATTGGTGGAGGAATCAGATATTCCCAACCTTCCTTATGTTCATTCCATAGTAAAGGAAACAATGAGGCTTCACCCCACTGGACCTTTAATAGTGAGACAATCCACTCAAGATTGTAATGTTAAAGGGTATGACATTCCAGCAAAATCCACTCTTTTTGTAAATGTATGGGCCATTGGTAGGGATCCAAACTACTGGGAAAACCCACTTGAGTTCAAGCCAGAGAGGTTCCTTGATGAAGAGGGACAAAGCCCATTGGACTTGAAGGGGCAGCATTTTGAACTTCTGTCATTTGGAGCTGGGAGAAGAAGCTGCCCTGGTGCTTCACTGGCTTTGCAGATTATTCCCACAACCTTGGCTGGTATGATTCAGTGTTTTGAATGGAAGGTTGCTGAGGAAGGGAAAGGAGTAGTTGACATGGAAGAGGGACCTGGAATGGCACTTCCTAGGGCCCATCCTTTGTTATGTGTTCCTGTGGCTAGGTCTTCTCCTTTGGGCTAA
- the LOC137829468 gene encoding F-box protein CPR1-like → MRFMVLSHLHNSLLISPDFIFRHHSKSRNKLFVLLSSSITCLCEDNDHLTLFQNLFVHRKFGTNIIGICNGIICMHNYRDIFFINPTIRYCFNLPLHEDKSSKHTYGYAYGFISCGLSDYSVVKIDLDAKNFYYADSDDDDDGGYIASPRKAWVYTYLENVWRPLEIPDWTICTTATNIAYNGVVYYGLLHWGAKRWVEGAWYYFILTFDPQTKVFGELLLADSLAAAIYSYNDQNGVIVVQNSTKPLTLYSLIFSEENYCTAAVWVMDKYGMTESWNQIFTFNYAHNYISSNLFGFNPDIHSYIELPFLLFHRGDGKLLFDVELSTPYLETYSVCSLDISNISHVLIRNNIRKFDFDHLYIGYSPPSLFLLDKVSASSKCYAYAYSFMT, encoded by the coding sequence ATGAGATTCATGGTTCTCTCCCACTTACACAATTCCTTACTCATTTCACCAGATTTTATCTTTAGACATCACAGCAAGTCTCGCAACAAGCTTTTTGTTCTTCTCTCCTCCTCCATCACCTGTCTCTGCGAGGATAACGATCATCTAACTCTGTTCCAAAACTTGTTTGTGCATCGTAAATTTGGTACCAACATTATCGGTATATGTAATGGTATTATATGCATGCATAACTATCGTGATATCTTCTTCATCAATCCAACGATTCGGTATTGTTTTAATCTTCCCTTACATGAAGATAAATCCTCCAAACATACTTACGGCTATGCTTACGGCTTTATTAGTTGTGGATTATCCGATTATTCAGTGGTTAAAATTGACTTAGATGCGAAGAATTTTTATTATGCTGatagtgatgatgatgatgatggtggATACATTGCTTCTCCGCGCAAAGCTTGGGTCTATACCTATCTAGAAAATGTTTGGAGACCTCTGGAAATTCCTGATTGGACAATCTGTACTACGGCTACGAATATTGCTTATAATGGTGTGGTTTACTATGGACTTTTGCACTGGGGTGCAAAGAGATGGGTTGAAGGTGCATGGTATTATTTTATTCTGACATTTGATCCTCAAACGAAAGTTTTTGGGGAGCTTTTACTTGCTGATAGTTTGGCGGCAGCTATTTATTCTTACAACGATCAAAACGGAGTAATTGTTGTTCAAAATAGTACCAAACCCTTAACTCTGTACTCTTTGATTTTTTCAGAGGAGAACTATTGTACCGCTGCCGTGTGGGTGATGGATAAATATGGGATGACTGAGTCCTGGAATCAAATCTTCACCTTTAATTATGCTCACAATTATATATCTTCAAATTTGTTTGGCTTCAATCCTGACATTCATAGTTATATAGAATTACCTTTTCTCTTATTTCATAGGGGTGACGGTAAGTTGTTATTTGATGTGGAATTGAGCACACCATACTTGGAGACATACTCGGTTTGTTCCTTGGATATAAGCAATATAAGCCATGTTCTTATCCGTAATAATATAAGGAAGTTTGATTTTGATCATCTTTATATAGGCTACTCTCCCCCAAGTTTATTTCTTTTAGATAAAGTTTCTGCATCTAGTAAGTGTTATGCTTATGCATATTCTTTTAtgacttaa
- the LOC137829469 gene encoding F-box protein At5g18160-like, producing MSMSLPIELQLEIFSYLPCKTIIRFMVLSHLHHSLLISPDFISRHHSKSRKKLFVLLLPSITNLCEDDDHLTLFQNLFVHRNFGDNIIGICDGIICMQTYRDVFFINPMIRYCFDLPLHKDKSIYYSYGFISRGLSDYLVVKIDLDAKHYYYADDDEGEYIPSPRKAWFYTYVKHDWRPLKILDCSLLTPDKSLAYNGVVYNGLLHWGAKKWVENALGMRLYRICVGDGYIWDN from the exons ATGTCGATGTCTCTTCCGATTGAGCTTCAGCTGGAGATATTTTCATACCTTCCATGCAAGACAATAATAAGATTCATGGTTCTCTCCCATTTACATCATTCCTTACTGATTTCACCGGATTTTATCTCTAGACATCACAGCAAGTCTCGCAAGAAACTTTTTGTTCTTCTACTCCCTTCCATCACCAATCTTTGTGAGGATGACGATCATCTAACTCTGTTTCAGAACTTGTTCGTGCATCGTAATTTTGGTGACAACATTATTGGTATATGTGATGGTATTATATGCATGCAAACTTATCGTGATGTCTTCTTCATCAATCCAATGATTCGGTATTGTTTTGATCTTCCCTTACATAAAGATAAATCCATCTACTACTCTTACGGCTTTATTAGTCGTGGATTATCCGATTATTTAGTTGTTAAAATTGATTTAGATGCGAAACATTACTATTAcgctgatgatgatgaaggtgAGTACATTCCTTCGCCGCGCAAAGCTTGGTTCTATACCTATGTAAAACATGATTGGAGACCTCTGAAAATTCTTGATTGTTCACTTCTTACCCCAGATAAGAGTCTTGCTTATAATGGTGTGGTTTATAATGGTCTTTTGCACTGGGGTGCAAAGAAATGGGTTGAAAACGCatt AGGGATGCGTTTGTACCGCATCTGTGTGGGTGATGGATATATATGGGATAACTGA
- the LOC137830615 gene encoding cytochrome P450 93A3-like, which produces MADFGDYFLLLLLWLVSIFLLEAILKKFGIKRCLPPSPRALPVIGHLYLLTKLPHQAFHTISSRYGPFVFLWFGSKPCLLVSSPEMASQCLKTNETCFLNRSKKTNLDYITYGSSDLVMAPYGPYWRFMKKVCMTELLGGRMLHQHLPIRAEETRLFLNSMMQKAGLREEVNIGKELAMLTNNIITRMALRRRCCDVEGEGHQLIELVKEMTELGGKFNLGDMLWFVKKLDLQGFGKKLERVRSKYDAIIEKIIKEHEDARRKKKENNGNGDETVKDLLDILLDIYADENSEIRLTRENIKAFILNIFGAGTETTAATIEWGLVELIKHPEMMIKAREEIESVVGNDRLVKESDIPNLPYVHSIVKETMRLHPLGPVIVRQSTVDCNIKGYDIPAKTTLFVNVWAIGRDPNYWENPLEFKPERFLDEEGQSPLDLLGQHFELLSFGAGRRSCPGASLALKVILTTVAGMIQCFEWKVAEEGKGVVDMEDGSAVILPRTYPLICVPVSKCPPLS; this is translated from the exons ATGGCTGATTTTGGTGACTATTTTTTGTTGCTTCTCTTGTGGCTAGTCTCAATATTCTTGTTAGAGGCAATTCTCAAAAAGTTTGGTATAAAGAGATGTCTACCACCAAGTCCTAGAGCCCTACCTGTAATAGGACACCTCTACCTCCTCACCAAGCTGCCCCACCAAGCATTTCACACCATCTCATCTCGCTATGGTCCTTTCGTCTTCCTTTGGTTTGGTTCCAAGCCTTGTCTTCTTGTTTCATCGCCTGAAATGGCAAGTCAATGCCTCAAAACCAACGAAACATGCTTCCTAAACCGATCCAAGAAAACAAATTTGGACTACATCACATACGGTTCTTCAGATTTAGTGATGGCACCCTATGGACCTTATTGGAGGTTCATGAAAAAGGTTTGCATGACTGAACTCCTTGGAGGTCGCATGCTTCACCAGCACCTTCCCATTAGAGCTGAGGAGACAAGGTTGTTCTTGAACAGTATGATGCAAAAGGCTGGTTTGAGAGAGGAGGTGAACATAGGGAAGGAGCTAGCCATGCTGACAAATAACATAATCACAAGGATGGCTTTGAGAAGAAGGTGTTGTGATGTTGAAGGGGAGGGGCACCAATTGATTGAGCTTGTGAAAGAGATGACTGAGCTTGGAGGGAAGTTCAACTTGGGAGACATGTTGTGGTTTGTTAAGAAGTTGGATTTGCAGGGGTTTGGTAAAAAGCTTGAGAGAGTTAGAAGTAAGTATGATGCCATAATTGAGAAGATCATAAAGGAACATGAagatgcaagaagaaagaagaaggaaaataaTGGTAATGGAGATGAAACAGTGAAGGATTTACTCGATATTCTACTTGATATCTATGCAGATGAAAATTCAGAGATTAGATTGACCAGAGAAAATATCAAGGCCTTCATTTTG AATATATTTGGTGCTGGAACTGAAACAACAGCTGCTACAATAGAGTGGGGTTTGGTTGAGCTAATAAAGCATCCAGAGATGATGATAAAAGCAAGGGAAGAGATTGAATCAGTGGTTGGTAATGATAGATTGGTGAAGGAATCAGATATTCCTAACCTTCCTTATGTTCATTCCATAGTAAAGGAAACAATGAGGCTTCACCCACTTGGACCTGTAATAGTGAGGCAATCCACTGTAGATTGTAATATTAAAGGGTATGACATTCCAGCAAAAACTACTTTGTTTGTAAATGTATGGGCCATTGGTAGGGACCCAAACTACTGGGAAAACCCACTTGAGTTCAAGCCAGAGAGGTTCCTTGATGAAGAGGGACAAAGCCCATTGGACTTGTTGGGGCAACATTTTGAACTTTTGTCATTTGGAGCTGGGAGAAGAAGTTGCCCTGGTGCTTCACTAGCTTTGAAGGTTATTCTTACAACAGTGGCTGGTATGATTCAGTGTTTTGAATGGAAGGTTGCAGAGGAAGGGAAAGGAGTAGTTGACATGGAAGATGGATCTGCAGTGATACTTCCTAGGACATATCCTTTGATATGTGTTCCTGTGTCTAAGTGTCCTCCTTTAAGTTAA
- the LOC137830617 gene encoding 3,9-dihydroxypterocarpan 6A-monooxygenase-like produces the protein MKHFPTLLQNLHALMAEIEAQTYVKLFLIWLLFTIVVRAILWSTRRHPRRPPGPPSLPVIGHLHLISALPHQSFHALAARHGPIMQIFLGSVSCVVVSCPEMAKEFLKAHERSFSNRFVSAAVHQLSYESKGFLFARYGRFWKFMKKICMSELLGSRTLDHFRHVREQETRRFLRMLRRKGEAREAVDLGGELLTLMNSIISRMVLGRRWCESEGEVEEVRKMVKDTAEVAGEFNVGDFVWLCKGLDLQRMKKRVGKIHERFDGMMERVIREHVEERQRRKERGEEEEKVRDLLHILWDIHEDESREMKLTRENVKAFILDIFMAGTDTSSITMEWALAELLRNPNVMEKAREEIDSVTGNSSRLIEESDVVNLPYMRAIVKETLRLHPTSPMIGRESSENINVCGFDIREKTWLLVNLWSMGRDPKVWEKPLEFRPERFMGEEKQFDVRGQNFQLMPFGTGRRACPGASLALQVVPSNLAAMVQCFEWKVEGSVSMEEKPSMTLPRAHPLVCVPVPRLSLSF, from the exons ATGAAACATTTTCCAACGTTGTTGCAAAACTTGCACGCACTCATGGCGGAAATAGAAGCTCAAACCTATGTCAAACTCTTCCTCATCTGGCTACTCTTCACCATCGTGGTTCGCGCCATACTCTGGTCCACGCGCCGCCATCCCCGCCGTCCACCAGGGCCACCCTCTCTCCCCGTCATCGGCCACCTCCACCTGATCTCCGCCCTCCCTCACCAGTCATTCCACGCGCTGGCCGCACGCCACGGCCCCATCATGCAGATCTTCCTGGGGTCCGTTTCGTGCGTGGTGGTTTCGTGCCCGGAAATGGCGAAAGAGTTCTTGAAAGCACACGAGAGAAGCTTCTCGAACCGGTTCGTAAGTGCGGCAGTTCACCAGCTGTCGTACGAGTCGAAAGGATTCCTCTTCGCACGCTACGGAAGGTTCTGGAAGTTCATGAAGAAGATTTGCATGTCGGAGCTTCTCGGTTCCCGCACCCTGGACCACTTCCGCCACGTCAGGGAACAAGAGACTCGAAG GTTCCTGCGGATGTTGCGGAGGAAGGGGGAGGCGCGTGAAGCAGTGGATTTAGGCGGGGAGTTGTTGACTCTGATGAACAGTATTATATCGAGGATGGTGTTGGGACGAAGGTGGTGCGAGAGCGAGGGCGAGGTGGAGGAGGTGAGAAAAATGGTGAAGGACACCGCTGAGGTGGCGGGGGAGTTTAATGTGGGAGATTTTGTTTGGTTGTGCAAGGGCTTGGACTTGCAGAGAATGAAGAAGAGGGTTGGGAAGATTCATGAGAGGTTTGATGGGATGATGGAGAGGGTGATAAGGGAGCATGTGGAGGAGAGGCAGAGGAGAAAGGAGAGAGGAGAGGAagaagagaaggttagagattTGCTTCATATTCTGTGGGACATTCATGAAGATGAGAGCAGGGAGATGAAGTTAACCAGAGAAAATGTAAAGGCTTTTATCTTG GACATATTCATGGCAGGAACAGATACATCGTCTATAACAATGGAGTGGGCGCTGGCGGAGTTATTGAGAAACCCTAACGTGATGGAGAAAGCGAGAGAAGAGATAGATTCGGTGACAGGAAATAGCAGTAGACTGATTGAAGAGTCAGATGTTGTTAACCTTCCCTACATGCGAGCCATAGTGAAAGAAACCCTAAGGCTTCACCCGACATCGCCCATGATAGGAAGAGAGTCATCAGAGAACATAAACGTTTGTGGCTTTGACATTCGAGAAAAGACATGGTTGCTTGTGAACCTGTGGTCCATGGGAAGGGACCCTAAGGTGTGGGAAAAGCCTCTTGAGTTCAGGCCAGAGAGGTTCATGGGGGAGGAGAAGCAGTTTGATGTGAGAGGACAGAACTTCCAACTGATGCCATTTGGGACTGGGAGAAGGGCGTGCCCTGGTGCCTCACTGGCACTTCAGGTTGTGCCCTCTAACCTTGCTGCTATGGTTCAGTGTTTTGAGTGGAAGGTTGAAGGAAGTGTTAGCATGGAAGAGAAACCATCCATGACACTTCCAAGGGCACACCCTTTGGTCTGTGTCCCTGTGCCTCGACTGTCACTTTCGTTCTAG
- the LOC137830616 gene encoding FT-interacting protein 1, with translation MSSQAAPKGNQEDYKLKDTKPDLGERWPHGGQRGGSGWLYSERATSTYDLVEQMFYLYVRVVKAKDLPPNPVTSNLDPYVEVKVGNYKGKTRHFEKKTSPEWKQVFAFSKEKIQSSVVEVFVRDKEMVARDDYIGKVEFDMHEVPTRVPPDSPLAPQWYRLENLRGEARSRGEIMLAVWMGTQADEAFPEAWHSDSASVKGEGVYNIRSKVYVNPKLWYLRVNVIEAQDVEPQDKSQPPQVFVKGQVGQQVLKTKLCPAKTPNPMWNEDLVFVAAEPFEEKLVLTVENKASPGKDEVVARIALPLNKFEIRLDHRTVHSHWYNLERFGFGVLEGDKRNETKFSSRIHLRVCLEGAYHVLDEFTMYISDTRPTARQLWKQPIGILEVGILSAQGLQSMKTNNGKGSTDAYCVAKYGQKWVRTRTITESFNPKWNEQYTWEVYDPCTVITFGVFDNCHLGGGGQTQGSGAKIDSRIGKVRIRLSTLEMDRIYTNSYPLLVLKPSGLKKMGELQLAIRFTCLSMAHIIYLYGHPFLPKMHYLHPFTVNQLESLRYQAMNIVAVRLGRAEPPLRKEVVEYMLDVDSHIWSMRRSKANFFRIVSLFSGAISMSRWLGEVQQWKNPVTTILVHVLFFILICYPELILPTMFLYMFLIGIWNFRFRPRHPPEMDTKLSWAEAARPDELDEEFDTFPTSKAQDVIRMRYDRLRSVAGRIQTVVGDIATQGERFHTLLSWRDPRATSLFIVFCLIAAVALYVTPFKVVASVAAIFWLRHPKFRSKLPTLPSNFFKRLSSRADNML, from the coding sequence ATGAGTTCTCAAGCAGCACCAAAGGGAAACCAAGAGGACTACAAGTTGAAGGACACAAAGCCAGACCTTGGAGAAAGGTGGCCACATGGAGGGCAACGTGGAGGGAGTGGTTGGTTATACAGTGAGAGAGCCACAAGCACTTATGACTTGGTGGAACAGATGTTCTACCTCTATGTGCGTGTTGTGAAGGCCAAGGACCTTCCACCAAACCCTGTCACCAGCAACCTTGACCCTTATGTTGAAGTGAAGGTTGGTAACTACAAGGGGAAAACAAGGCACTTTGAGAAGAAGACCAGCCCTGAGTGGAAGCAGGTTTTTGCATTCTCAAAGGAGAAGATTCAGTCCTCTGTTGTTGAGGTCTTTGTGAGAGACAAAGAGATGGTGGCTAGAGATGACTACATTGGGAAAGTGGAATTTGACATGCATGAAGTGCCAACAAGGGTACCCCCAGATAGCCCTTTGGCTCCTCAGTGGTATAGGCTTGAGAATCTGAGAGGGGAAGCAAGGAGTAGAGGAGAGATCATGCTTGCAGTTTGGATGGGGACACAAGCTGATGAAGCATTCCCTGAGGCTTGGCATTCAGATTCTGCTTCAGTTAAGGGAGAAGGGGTTTATAATATCAGATCAAAGGTTTATGTTAACCCAAAACTATGGTATCTGAGGGTTAATGTAATTGAAGCTCAAGATGTGGAGCCACAGGACAAAAGCCAGCCACCCCAAGTTTTTGTGAAGGGTCAAGTTGGACAACAAGTGCTCAAGACCAAGCTGTGTCCAGCAAAAACACCAAACCCCATGTGGAATGAAGATTTGGTGTTTGTGGCAGCTGAGCCCTTTGAGGAGAAGCTTGTGCTCACAGTGGAGAACAAGGCCTCCCCTGGAAAGGATGAGGTTGTGGCAAGAATAGCCTTGCCACTTAACAAATTTGAGATCCGTTTGGATCACCGAACAGTGCACTCACACTGGTACAACCTTGAGAGGTTTGGCTTTGGTGTGTTGGAGGGTGACAAGAGGAATGAGACCAAGTTCTCAAGTAGGATTCACCTAAGGGTGTGTCTTGAGGGTGCTTATCATGTGCTAGATGAATTCACAATGTACATCAGTGACACAAGGCCAACTGCTAGACAACTTTGGAAGCAGCCAATTGGGATTCTTGAAGTGGGGATATTGAGTGCTCAAGGGCTCCAATCTATGAAGACAAACAATGGTAAAGGGTCAACAGATGCTTATTGTGTGGCCAAGTATGGTCAGAAATGGGTGAGAACTAGAACAATCACCGAGAGCTTTAATCCAAAATGGAATGAGCAATACACATGGGAAGTCTATGACCCTTGCACTGTCATAACTTTTGGAGTCTTTGACAACTGCCATTTGGGTGGTGGAGGGCAAACTCAAGGAAGTGGAGCCAAAATTGACTCAAGAATTGGTAAGGTAAGGATTCGTTTGTCAACCTTGGAAATGGATAGGATTTACACAAACTCATACCCTCTTCTTGTTCTGAAACCCTCTGGATTGAAGAAGATGGGGGAACTTCAATTGGCCATTCGTTTCACTTGTCTCTCCATGGCTCACATCATCTACCTTTATGGACACCCTTTTTTGCCAAAAATGCATTACCTGCATCCATTCACTGTGAACCAGTTGGAAAGTTTGAGGTACCAGGCTATGAACATTGTGGCAGTGAGGCTTGGGAGGGCAGAGCCACCCCTGAGGAAAGAGGTTGTGGAGTACATGCTGGATGTGGACTCTCACATATGGAGCATGAGAAGAAGCAAAGCCAATTTCTTCAGGATTGTGTCACTCTTTTCAGGTGCAATATCAATGAGCAGGTGGCTAGGTGAGGTGCAACAGTGGAAGAATCCAGTGACCACAATTCTAGTGCATGTCCTCTTTTTCATCTTGATATGCTACCCTGAACTGATCCTCCCCACCATGTTCCTCTACATGTTCCTCATTGGAATATGGAACTTCAGGTTCAGGCCAAGGCACCCTCCAGAAATGGACACCAAACTCTCTTGGGCAGAAGCAGCACGGCCAGATGAACTTGATGAGGAGTTTGACACTTTTCCCACTTCAAAGGCTCAGGATGTGATCAGAATGAGGTATGATCGGCTCAGGAGTGTGGCTGGGAGAATACAAACTGTGGTTGGAGACATTGCAACTCAGGGTGAGAGATTTCACACCCTGCTCAGTTGGAGAGACCCAAGAGCCACAAGCCTCTTCATCGTTTTCTGCCTCATTGCTGCTGTGGCATTGTATGTCACACCCTTCAAGGTTGTGGCTTCAGTGGCTGCCATTTTCTGGCTCAGGCACCCCAAGTTCAGAAGCAAGCTACCCACACTGCCTAGTAATTTCTTCAAGAGGTTGTCATCTCGTGCAGATAACATGCTTTGA